One Pectinophora gossypiella chromosome 21, ilPecGoss1.1, whole genome shotgun sequence genomic region harbors:
- the LOC126376889 gene encoding NF-kappa-B inhibitor-interacting Ras-like protein isoform X4, which produces MFKMGKTSKVVICGMKGVGKTAVLEQLIYGNVNQKSCFYPTIEDIYVANIETDRGTKERVCFYDTAGLEPPLSAGPPQSPTMQLTANQVLQRHYIGFAEGFVMVYDTTRPESLDVLMYLKKDIDRNKDKKEVVMMVLGNRTGPDDLNSLENTCSKAANWCAREKVRHFEVTAMDRASLYEPFIFMTSKLNPVQNKTAFPQLSTLSKLTQKNNRSDAM; this is translated from the exons ATGTTTAAAATGGGTAAAACAAGCAAAGTGGTTATATGTGGAATGAAAGGCGTGGGAAAGACGGCCGTTTTGGAGCAATTGATATATGGGAATGTGAATCAGAAGTCATGTTTTTACCCTACTATTGAAGACATCTACGTGGCAAACATCGAGACCGACAGAGGAACGAAGGAGCGCGTTTGTTTTTACGACACGGCGGGCTTGGAGCCCCCGCTATCAG CAGGACCACCACAGTCTCCAACAATGCAACTGACTGCAAATCAGGTGCTCCAGAGACACTACATAGGATTTGCTGAAGGTTTTGTGATGGTATATGATACTACACGGCCGGAGTCTCTCGATGTTCTCATGTATTTGAAGAAGGACATAGACAGAAATAAGGATAAGAAagag GTGGTGATGATGGTGTTAGGCAACCGCACCGGTCCGGATGATCTCAATAGCCTGGAAAACACGTGCTCGAAGGCAGCTAATTGGTGCGCGCGAGAGAAGGTGCGCCATTTTGAAGTAACCGCCATGGACCGCGCCTCGCTCTATGAGCCATTCATCTTCATGACTTCGAAACTCAACCCAGTGCAGAATAAGACTGCCTTCCCTCAGCTAAGTACCCTCAGCAAGCTTACTCAGAAGAACAATAGGAGTGACGCCATGTAA
- the LOC126376889 gene encoding NF-kappa-B inhibitor-interacting Ras-like protein isoform X3: MFKMGKTSKVVICGMKGVGKTAVLEQLIYGNVNQKSCFYPTIEDIYVANIETDRGTKERVCFYDTAGLEPPLSGELKGPPQSPTMQLTANQVLQRHYIGFAEGFVMVYDTTRPESLDVLMYLKKDIDRNKDKKEVVMMVLGNRTGPDDLNSLENTCSKAANWCAREKVRHFEVTAMDRASLYEPFIFMTSKLNPVQNKTAFPQLSTLSKLTQKNNRSDAM, encoded by the exons ATGTTTAAAATGGGTAAAACAAGCAAAGTGGTTATATGTGGAATGAAAGGCGTGGGAAAGACGGCCGTTTTGGAGCAATTGATATATGGGAATGTGAATCAGAAGTCATGTTTTTACCCTACTATTGAAGACATCTACGTGGCAAACATCGAGACCGACAGAGGAACGAAGGAGCGCGTTTGTTTTTACGACACGGCGGGCTTGGAGCCCCCGCTATCAGGCGAGTTGAAAG GACCACCACAGTCTCCAACAATGCAACTGACTGCAAATCAGGTGCTCCAGAGACACTACATAGGATTTGCTGAAGGTTTTGTGATGGTATATGATACTACACGGCCGGAGTCTCTCGATGTTCTCATGTATTTGAAGAAGGACATAGACAGAAATAAGGATAAGAAagag GTGGTGATGATGGTGTTAGGCAACCGCACCGGTCCGGATGATCTCAATAGCCTGGAAAACACGTGCTCGAAGGCAGCTAATTGGTGCGCGCGAGAGAAGGTGCGCCATTTTGAAGTAACCGCCATGGACCGCGCCTCGCTCTATGAGCCATTCATCTTCATGACTTCGAAACTCAACCCAGTGCAGAATAAGACTGCCTTCCCTCAGCTAAGTACCCTCAGCAAGCTTACTCAGAAGAACAATAGGAGTGACGCCATGTAA
- the LOC126376889 gene encoding NF-kappa-B inhibitor-interacting Ras-like protein isoform X2 — MFKMGKTSKVVICGMKGVGKTAVLEQLIYGNVNQKSCFYPTIEDIYVANIETDRGTKERVCFYDTAGLEPPLSGELKAGPPQSPTMQLTANQVLQRHYIGFAEGFVMVYDTTRPESLDVLMYLKKDIDRNKDKKEVVMMVLGNRTGPDDLNSLENTCSKAANWCAREKVRHFEVTAMDRASLYEPFIFMTSKLNPVQNKTAFPQLSTLSKLTQKNNRSDAM, encoded by the exons ATGTTTAAAATGGGTAAAACAAGCAAAGTGGTTATATGTGGAATGAAAGGCGTGGGAAAGACGGCCGTTTTGGAGCAATTGATATATGGGAATGTGAATCAGAAGTCATGTTTTTACCCTACTATTGAAGACATCTACGTGGCAAACATCGAGACCGACAGAGGAACGAAGGAGCGCGTTTGTTTTTACGACACGGCGGGCTTGGAGCCCCCGCTATCAGGCGAGTTGAAAG CAGGACCACCACAGTCTCCAACAATGCAACTGACTGCAAATCAGGTGCTCCAGAGACACTACATAGGATTTGCTGAAGGTTTTGTGATGGTATATGATACTACACGGCCGGAGTCTCTCGATGTTCTCATGTATTTGAAGAAGGACATAGACAGAAATAAGGATAAGAAagag GTGGTGATGATGGTGTTAGGCAACCGCACCGGTCCGGATGATCTCAATAGCCTGGAAAACACGTGCTCGAAGGCAGCTAATTGGTGCGCGCGAGAGAAGGTGCGCCATTTTGAAGTAACCGCCATGGACCGCGCCTCGCTCTATGAGCCATTCATCTTCATGACTTCGAAACTCAACCCAGTGCAGAATAAGACTGCCTTCCCTCAGCTAAGTACCCTCAGCAAGCTTACTCAGAAGAACAATAGGAGTGACGCCATGTAA
- the LOC126376889 gene encoding NF-kappa-B inhibitor-interacting Ras-like protein isoform X5, giving the protein MFKMGKTSKVVICGMKGVGKTAVLEQLIYGNVNQKSCFYPTIEDIYVANIETDRGTKERVCFYDTAGLEPPLSGPPQSPTMQLTANQVLQRHYIGFAEGFVMVYDTTRPESLDVLMYLKKDIDRNKDKKEVVMMVLGNRTGPDDLNSLENTCSKAANWCAREKVRHFEVTAMDRASLYEPFIFMTSKLNPVQNKTAFPQLSTLSKLTQKNNRSDAM; this is encoded by the exons ATGTTTAAAATGGGTAAAACAAGCAAAGTGGTTATATGTGGAATGAAAGGCGTGGGAAAGACGGCCGTTTTGGAGCAATTGATATATGGGAATGTGAATCAGAAGTCATGTTTTTACCCTACTATTGAAGACATCTACGTGGCAAACATCGAGACCGACAGAGGAACGAAGGAGCGCGTTTGTTTTTACGACACGGCGGGCTTGGAGCCCCCGCTATCAG GACCACCACAGTCTCCAACAATGCAACTGACTGCAAATCAGGTGCTCCAGAGACACTACATAGGATTTGCTGAAGGTTTTGTGATGGTATATGATACTACACGGCCGGAGTCTCTCGATGTTCTCATGTATTTGAAGAAGGACATAGACAGAAATAAGGATAAGAAagag GTGGTGATGATGGTGTTAGGCAACCGCACCGGTCCGGATGATCTCAATAGCCTGGAAAACACGTGCTCGAAGGCAGCTAATTGGTGCGCGCGAGAGAAGGTGCGCCATTTTGAAGTAACCGCCATGGACCGCGCCTCGCTCTATGAGCCATTCATCTTCATGACTTCGAAACTCAACCCAGTGCAGAATAAGACTGCCTTCCCTCAGCTAAGTACCCTCAGCAAGCTTACTCAGAAGAACAATAGGAGTGACGCCATGTAA
- the LOC126376889 gene encoding NF-kappa-B inhibitor-interacting Ras-like protein isoform X1 — protein MFKMGKTSKVVICGMKGVGKTAVLEQLIYGNVNQKSCFYPTIEDIYVANIETDRGTKERVCFYDTAGLEPPLSGELKGYKERLLYSTYINSLYTSHCWAQASPQSTGGGVEHTPPRCSAAAGPPQSPTMQLTANQVLQRHYIGFAEGFVMVYDTTRPESLDVLMYLKKDIDRNKDKKEVVMMVLGNRTGPDDLNSLENTCSKAANWCAREKVRHFEVTAMDRASLYEPFIFMTSKLNPVQNKTAFPQLSTLSKLTQKNNRSDAM, from the exons ATGTTTAAAATGGGTAAAACAAGCAAAGTGGTTATATGTGGAATGAAAGGCGTGGGAAAGACGGCCGTTTTGGAGCAATTGATATATGGGAATGTGAATCAGAAGTCATGTTTTTACCCTACTATTGAAGACATCTACGTGGCAAACATCGAGACCGACAGAGGAACGAAGGAGCGCGTTTGTTTTTACGACACGGCGGGCTTGGAGCCCCCGCTATCAGGCGAGTTGAAAG GTTACAAAGAAAGGCTTCTTTATTCaacttacataaatagcctatatacgtcccactgctgggcacaggcctcccctcaatcaaccggagggggtgtggagcatactccaccacgctgctccgctgcag CAGGACCACCACAGTCTCCAACAATGCAACTGACTGCAAATCAGGTGCTCCAGAGACACTACATAGGATTTGCTGAAGGTTTTGTGATGGTATATGATACTACACGGCCGGAGTCTCTCGATGTTCTCATGTATTTGAAGAAGGACATAGACAGAAATAAGGATAAGAAagag GTGGTGATGATGGTGTTAGGCAACCGCACCGGTCCGGATGATCTCAATAGCCTGGAAAACACGTGCTCGAAGGCAGCTAATTGGTGCGCGCGAGAGAAGGTGCGCCATTTTGAAGTAACCGCCATGGACCGCGCCTCGCTCTATGAGCCATTCATCTTCATGACTTCGAAACTCAACCCAGTGCAGAATAAGACTGCCTTCCCTCAGCTAAGTACCCTCAGCAAGCTTACTCAGAAGAACAATAGGAGTGACGCCATGTAA